In the Takifugu flavidus isolate HTHZ2018 chromosome 11, ASM371156v2, whole genome shotgun sequence genome, one interval contains:
- the plek gene encoding pleckstrin isoform X2, which translates to MEPQEIREGYLVKKGTVLNTWKPVWVVLSEDAVEFYKKKTDRSPKGMIPLKGATLLSPCQDFGKRLLVFKITTDKKHDHFFQASHVEERELWVKDIKRALTCIQGGKKFARKSTRRSIRLPETVNLWKLQDSGGSVLCLLFCSELYSLMKDQDDGVRELVLEQEKRVFNHCFTGATVVEWLVEKGKARNQPEALMLATGLMNEGFLLPAGDLSKDGAGGGEQSTFLDETNALYYFADSGFFCEGYSSDDDVLVKEEFRGNIVKQGCLLKQGHRIKNWKVRKFIVRDDPAFMHYYDPSKNDDDPLGSIPLRGSVVTAVDFVPDAKKHGADGNFFEIITSDEVHYFLQAATAEERKDWIKAVQ; encoded by the exons aTGGAGCCACAAGAGATCCGAGAAGGATACCTGGTGAAGAAG GGCACTGTACTAAACACCTGGAAGCCAGTGTGGGTCGTGTTATCGGAAGATGCGGTGGAATTCTACAAGAAGAAAACAGACCGGTCGCCTAAAGGAATGATTCCACTGAAAGGAGCCACACTCCTGAGCCCCTGCCAGGACTTTGGGAAGAGGCTG TTGGTGTTCAAGATTACCACGGACAAGAAGCACGATCACTTCTTCCAAGCTTCTCACGTGGAGGAGAGAGAACTTTGGGTCAAAGACATAAAAAGGGCCCTCACCTGCATCCAAGGGGGCAAAAAGTTTGCCAGGAAGTCCACACGGCGCTCTATCCGCCTCCCGGAAACCGTCAACCTGTG GAAACTGCAGGACTCAGGAGGTTCCGTCCTCTGCCTTTTGTTTTGCAGTGAGCTCTACAGCCTGATGAAGGACCAGGACGATGGAGTCAGAGAGTTGGTGCTAGAGCAGGAGAAACGCGTCTTCAACCACTGCTTCACCG GTGCAACGGTGGTCGAGTGGCTTGTCGAGAAGGGGAAAGCGAGAAATCAGCCTGAGGCCCTGATGCTGGCGACGGGCCTCATGAACGAGGGTTTCCTGCTGCCCGCGGGCGACCTGTCAAAGGACGGTGCCGGGGGCGGGGAGCAGTCGACCTTTTTAGATGAAACAAATGCTCTGTATTACTTT gccgaTAGTGGATTCTTCTGTGAAGGTTACTCAAGCGATGATGACGTGCTGGTGAAGGAAGAATTCAGAGGAAACATTGTGAAACAGGGTTGTTTGCTCAAACAG GGTCACAGGATAAAAAACTGGAAGGTACGGAAGTTCATAGTGAGGGACGACCCCGCATTCATGCATTACTATGACCCTTCAAAG AATGACGATGATCCTCTGGGCTCCATCCCCCTCCGTGGTTCTGTGGTCACAGCTGTGGATTTCGTGCCCGACG CCAAAAAACACGGTGCTGACGGCAACTTCTTTGAGATCATCACTTCCGATGAGGTTCATTACTTCCTGCAGGCCGCCACGGCCGAAGAGAGGAAGGACTGGATCAAAGCAGTGCAG TAA
- the plek gene encoding pleckstrin isoform X1 has translation MEPQEIREGYLVKKGTVLNTWKPVWVVLSEDAVEFYKKKTDRSPKGMIPLKGATLLSPCQDFGKRLLVFKITTDKKHDHFFQASHVEERELWVKDIKRALTCIQGGKKFARKSTRRSIRLPETVNLWKLQDSGGSVLCLLFCSELYSLMKDQDDGVRELVLEQEKRVFNHCFTGATVVEWLVEKGKARNQPEALMLATGLMNEGFLLPAGDLSKDGAGGGEQSTFLDETNALYYFADSGFFCEGYSSDDDVLVKEEFRGNIVKQGCLLKQGHRIKNWKVRKFIVRDDPAFMHYYDPSKNDDDPLGSIPLRGSVVTAVDFVPDAKKHGADGNFFEIITSDEVHYFLQAATAEERKDWIKAVQVVAKCGK, from the exons aTGGAGCCACAAGAGATCCGAGAAGGATACCTGGTGAAGAAG GGCACTGTACTAAACACCTGGAAGCCAGTGTGGGTCGTGTTATCGGAAGATGCGGTGGAATTCTACAAGAAGAAAACAGACCGGTCGCCTAAAGGAATGATTCCACTGAAAGGAGCCACACTCCTGAGCCCCTGCCAGGACTTTGGGAAGAGGCTG TTGGTGTTCAAGATTACCACGGACAAGAAGCACGATCACTTCTTCCAAGCTTCTCACGTGGAGGAGAGAGAACTTTGGGTCAAAGACATAAAAAGGGCCCTCACCTGCATCCAAGGGGGCAAAAAGTTTGCCAGGAAGTCCACACGGCGCTCTATCCGCCTCCCGGAAACCGTCAACCTGTG GAAACTGCAGGACTCAGGAGGTTCCGTCCTCTGCCTTTTGTTTTGCAGTGAGCTCTACAGCCTGATGAAGGACCAGGACGATGGAGTCAGAGAGTTGGTGCTAGAGCAGGAGAAACGCGTCTTCAACCACTGCTTCACCG GTGCAACGGTGGTCGAGTGGCTTGTCGAGAAGGGGAAAGCGAGAAATCAGCCTGAGGCCCTGATGCTGGCGACGGGCCTCATGAACGAGGGTTTCCTGCTGCCCGCGGGCGACCTGTCAAAGGACGGTGCCGGGGGCGGGGAGCAGTCGACCTTTTTAGATGAAACAAATGCTCTGTATTACTTT gccgaTAGTGGATTCTTCTGTGAAGGTTACTCAAGCGATGATGACGTGCTGGTGAAGGAAGAATTCAGAGGAAACATTGTGAAACAGGGTTGTTTGCTCAAACAG GGTCACAGGATAAAAAACTGGAAGGTACGGAAGTTCATAGTGAGGGACGACCCCGCATTCATGCATTACTATGACCCTTCAAAG AATGACGATGATCCTCTGGGCTCCATCCCCCTCCGTGGTTCTGTGGTCACAGCTGTGGATTTCGTGCCCGACG CCAAAAAACACGGTGCTGACGGCAACTTCTTTGAGATCATCACTTCCGATGAGGTTCATTACTTCCTGCAGGCCGCCACGGCCGAAGAGAGGAAGGACTGGATCAAAGCAGTGCAGGTGGTGGCAAAATGTGGCAAATAG
- the plek gene encoding pleckstrin isoform X3: MEPQEIREGYLVKKGTVLNTWKPVWVVLSEDAVEFYKKKTDRSPKGMIPLKGATLLSPCQDFGKRLLVFKITTDKKHDHFFQASHVEERELWVKDIKRALTCIQGGKKFARKSTRRSIRLPETVNLCELYSLMKDQDDGVRELVLEQEKRVFNHCFTGATVVEWLVEKGKARNQPEALMLATGLMNEGFLLPAGDLSKDGAGGGEQSTFLDETNALYYFADSGFFCEGYSSDDDVLVKEEFRGNIVKQGCLLKQGHRIKNWKVRKFIVRDDPAFMHYYDPSKNDDDPLGSIPLRGSVVTAVDFVPDAKKHGADGNFFEIITSDEVHYFLQAATAEERKDWIKAVQVVAKCGK, translated from the exons aTGGAGCCACAAGAGATCCGAGAAGGATACCTGGTGAAGAAG GGCACTGTACTAAACACCTGGAAGCCAGTGTGGGTCGTGTTATCGGAAGATGCGGTGGAATTCTACAAGAAGAAAACAGACCGGTCGCCTAAAGGAATGATTCCACTGAAAGGAGCCACACTCCTGAGCCCCTGCCAGGACTTTGGGAAGAGGCTG TTGGTGTTCAAGATTACCACGGACAAGAAGCACGATCACTTCTTCCAAGCTTCTCACGTGGAGGAGAGAGAACTTTGGGTCAAAGACATAAAAAGGGCCCTCACCTGCATCCAAGGGGGCAAAAAGTTTGCCAGGAAGTCCACACGGCGCTCTATCCGCCTCCCGGAAACCGTCAACCTGTG TGAGCTCTACAGCCTGATGAAGGACCAGGACGATGGAGTCAGAGAGTTGGTGCTAGAGCAGGAGAAACGCGTCTTCAACCACTGCTTCACCG GTGCAACGGTGGTCGAGTGGCTTGTCGAGAAGGGGAAAGCGAGAAATCAGCCTGAGGCCCTGATGCTGGCGACGGGCCTCATGAACGAGGGTTTCCTGCTGCCCGCGGGCGACCTGTCAAAGGACGGTGCCGGGGGCGGGGAGCAGTCGACCTTTTTAGATGAAACAAATGCTCTGTATTACTTT gccgaTAGTGGATTCTTCTGTGAAGGTTACTCAAGCGATGATGACGTGCTGGTGAAGGAAGAATTCAGAGGAAACATTGTGAAACAGGGTTGTTTGCTCAAACAG GGTCACAGGATAAAAAACTGGAAGGTACGGAAGTTCATAGTGAGGGACGACCCCGCATTCATGCATTACTATGACCCTTCAAAG AATGACGATGATCCTCTGGGCTCCATCCCCCTCCGTGGTTCTGTGGTCACAGCTGTGGATTTCGTGCCCGACG CCAAAAAACACGGTGCTGACGGCAACTTCTTTGAGATCATCACTTCCGATGAGGTTCATTACTTCCTGCAGGCCGCCACGGCCGAAGAGAGGAAGGACTGGATCAAAGCAGTGCAGGTGGTGGCAAAATGTGGCAAATAG